One window from the genome of Rhodococcus sp. ABRD24 encodes:
- a CDS encoding site-2 protease family protein has translation MVFVIGVVAFALGITLSIALHEAGHMWTAKALGMKVRRYYIGFGPKIFSFRRGETEFGLKAIPAGGFCDIAGMTAIDELAPDEVDRAMYKQKAWKRIVVMSGGIAMNFALGLVLVFILAVGWGLPNLNRPPETALGLMSCTPAAQNADGTGVPCDGEGPAQQAGLQRGDVVTAVGGVPVATWDQFQAQTQAQTGPTEFTIERGGVEMTVTVVPQQVQRNVTDSVTGQKTERTVGAIGVGQDFYEPVQYNALSAIPASVAFTSDMFVMTAERLVQMPSKVNDLWHSVTGGERDEDTPISVVGASVIGGQVAERGLWEVFIVLLASLNFFLGMFNLLPLLPLDGGHIAVTIYEKIRNSIRRLRGMAAGAPVDYMKLMPITWVFVVIGGAFMLLTLTADIVNPIQLFP, from the coding sequence AGGTGCGGCGGTACTACATCGGCTTCGGGCCCAAGATCTTCTCGTTCCGCCGCGGCGAGACCGAGTTCGGCCTCAAGGCGATCCCTGCGGGCGGGTTCTGCGACATCGCCGGCATGACCGCGATCGACGAGCTCGCGCCCGACGAGGTCGATCGGGCGATGTACAAGCAGAAGGCGTGGAAGCGGATCGTCGTGATGTCCGGTGGCATCGCGATGAACTTCGCACTCGGATTGGTGCTGGTGTTCATCCTGGCGGTCGGGTGGGGCTTGCCGAATCTGAACCGGCCGCCCGAGACAGCGCTTGGGCTGATGAGTTGCACTCCGGCTGCGCAGAACGCCGACGGCACCGGCGTGCCGTGTGACGGCGAGGGGCCGGCCCAGCAGGCCGGGCTGCAGCGCGGCGACGTGGTGACTGCGGTCGGTGGTGTGCCGGTAGCCACCTGGGACCAGTTTCAGGCGCAGACGCAGGCGCAGACAGGCCCGACGGAGTTCACGATCGAGCGGGGCGGCGTCGAGATGACCGTGACTGTTGTTCCGCAGCAGGTGCAGCGGAACGTGACGGATTCGGTGACCGGGCAGAAGACGGAGCGCACGGTCGGTGCAATCGGTGTCGGCCAGGACTTCTACGAGCCGGTGCAATACAACGCGCTGTCGGCGATCCCCGCGTCGGTTGCGTTCACGAGTGACATGTTCGTGATGACTGCGGAACGTCTGGTGCAGATGCCGAGCAAGGTGAACGACCTGTGGCACTCGGTGACCGGCGGGGAGCGCGACGAGGACACCCCGATCAGCGTCGTCGGCGCCTCTGTCATCGGCGGCCAGGTGGCCGAACGTGGGCTCTGGGAAGTGTTCATCGTGCTGCTGGCAAGCCTGAACTTCTTCCTCGGCATGTTCAACCTGCTCCCGCTGCTCCCGCTCGACGGCGGGCATATCGCGGTGACGATCTACGAGAAGATCAGGAATTCGATCCGTCGGTTGCGCGGCATGGCAGCGGGCGCCCCCGTCGACTACATGAAGCTGATGCCGATCACCTGGGTGTTCGTGGTCATCGGCGGCGCCTTCATGCTGCTGACCCTGACCGCGGACATCGTGAACCCGATCCAACTCTTCCCCTGA